GAATCGCCAATCAGTTGAATATCTTTCGCTTTCACATCTAAATCCCCCGCAGAACCAATCCCATAAGTGGCACTTTGTATTTGACCCCCATCCATCAAGAGCAAGGATTGAGTGTCGATCGCGATCTTGCTGCCATTTCCTGTTGCGTCTGGTGCAACATCAGCAAAGATACCGCTGTAATATTGACTGTTGGGATTATCAACTATCCCTTGTACCTTTATGGTTTCAGAAGCCAAGACATTGAGTGTTCCTGGAGTCCCATTCCCGAGCGTGTCTGTGAAAATAACTGAACCATTGGTCAGGCTAATGTTTTTTCCTCGCAGTTGTATGCCACCTGCACTGTTGCCACTGGTATCAATAGATGCGGCATTCAACAATTCTATATCAGAATAATTAATTCCTTGCCCTGGTTCAAGTTGTAGTTGTTGGTTTTTGTTGATTAAAGAAACTTCACCATTGTTGACTGACCAAATTTCTACTCTCCCTTGTGGAAGGGTAATATTTCCACCATCCAAAACCACATTCGCTCCTACCAAAGCGATGGTTTTACCTGTTTGGGTTCCAGAGTGCAATCCTAATGGACGATTACTGCGATCTACATAATCAGAATCAACAGAGAATCCTAAATTGTGACCGTTACCGTTGACACGAATACTACTGTTAGGATTTGACCCGTATTGCAACCCAATGGGAACACTAATTGTGAGCAGTGGATTGGCTGTAGGGCTAGTGGCGACAAATTCCGTACCGTCAGCAAATTTTATTTTATCTGCAGTAGTGGCAAAAAAAGAACCACCTATATCTAAACGAGCATTTTCTCCAAAGATAATACCACTGGGATTGATCAAGAAGAAGTTGGCACGACCAATATCTGCGGTACCTTTTATGAGTGTTTGAATAGTGCCGTTAATTTGAGAAGGCAACCCACCAACGATCCGGGTGATAATGTTCTCAATACCTTGAGGATGAACGAATCGAGCTGTATCTCCCGATTTTATGGAGAAATCTTTTAAGCTGTGGAAAAGATTGGTACTGTTGTTGGGTTGTCCACCTCCAGTAATTTCATAAACTCCCTCACCAATATTGTTAATATTGGTGGGTAAGCTACCATCTGGCGTTATTTGAGTTTGTGCTCTAGCTGGTAATGAGGTATTCCAAACTAGAGAAATAGTAATAAGATTATATAGGGATTTTTTTTGAAAAAGTAAATACAAAGTTTCCTGTAAAATTGTTGTCAACTTAAAAAACATATAGAAATCCTATTTGATTTTTGAACCACACGTAGGTAGGGCTAAAGCCCACCACATAAAGCTTGTGTGCGGCATAGACCTACCTACAGTACTTAAAGTTCCAATTCAAGAGGGAAAAATCCGATTTCTCTAGACGCGCAAAGATTGATATCTCATAGGCTAAACTGAAAGAAACCGGACTCTGGGGGGATTAAAGACCAATGCTCTAGATAAGACTTCCTTAGTTCAAGATAGACCTATCTGATTTGAAATTACTGACTATATTACGTCTTCTCTGGTGACAAACTCGTGACAAGATATAATCCTCCACTACCTTGTTTTTTTCACTATTGGGGAGTTGATTTTGCCTTGCACGATTCTTTTTCTTAGACGCAGAGCTAATAATCCACCTAATACTAGTAGACTTGAAGTAGCAGATGATTCTGGCACAGATTTAGGAGCGGAGGTAATGAGTGGATTTGGTTGCCACCTTTGCTTTAAACCTAATTTTTCATAATACTGTTTCCATTTTTCAGAACCAGAAGCTCGCCATCTTATACATTCAGATGTGTTGTAGTTCTCTAATAAATTACAGAACTCTGTTAGCGCAGAGTCTTGCAAAGACAGTGAGGGCGGGGTATCATCATCATCGTCATCATCATCACTGTTATTGCCGTCCACAGTTATAGGATTTACAAGTGGTGGCGGAGCACTCAAAATCCAGGTAGAAGAATTTGCAATTTTGGATTCTGCTGTAGCTTTGGCTTGGTTGTATAAAGTTGGTAAGATAGGTGCAAATTGGTCTAGTTGCAAAGCTGGCGATCGCACATCCCAACCAATTAAATCCAATGCAATGAGATCCGTGCTTGCGATCGCCTCTCTCTTACCTGTCCCTAGATAAGGCTCCATGATAGCATTTTTGTCTTGTTTCCAATGAGAGGCTTGGTCTCCATCTCCACCTAGTGTAGGGTCTTCTCCTGTTGCCATGTCCTCAACTTTTGAAACGCCTCTATTCAAGGTGAAAAAAGGATCTTTACCTATTGATAGGTCTGGTATTCCCTTGGTACTAGGGCTATCATCATCACCCGATACAATCTTGTCTTTGCTTTGAGTGGAAAAGCGGTATAAGTCTAGTGGAGTCATACTTTTTTCCAAAACAGAATCCGTTATGCTTTTACCCGTAGTTTTCTTGTTTTTGATTGCCGATTTTAAGTTGGGATTATCCACCCCACTGATAAAACCTAGAGTGTGACCCATTTCATGTACGACCGTACTTAAAAAATCTAATTGGTCAGACGGAATCAGATTACTGGTAAAGTTATAGCTCCATTTCAATGGAATGTTTGAGTCATTCAGTTTATTGAAAACAATGTGACCGTCAAAACCAGAATCGTTGCTGGACAGTAGCCCTAAAGCTTTGGCATTAGCACGAGTAGATTGGAGGTAATCAATGTTTGATACTACGCGATCGCCAACCATCACATTTAACCCAGAATCATCATCATCTCCTCCTTTTTGAAAGTTTGTGTAGGCAGTTGCATCATTTGGCGATTTTTGGTCTGTAGACAATTTAGAGAGAAAAGTTTGGTATGAAGTTTGGGGTACTGACATTTCTGCTGTTGCACTTCCCAAAACATCTTGAGGAATCTGATTGGTAGTTGTCGCGAAAAGCTTAATGGTAACATCATCCGCTAAGAATTCTGCCCAAACATTGGCTGCCAATTCAATTCCAATCATTTGGTCTAAAGTGGTCTCAGGTCCATAAGATATTTGGAATTTTGGCTTTGTTGTTGAGCTAGTCGTGTATGCAATTTGTGCTTGTGCTAGCGTTGAATTACCAATATCCGCAATGAAAAAAAGTAATGTTAGCAAAGACAACTTTCTTAAACGAGTGTTTGGCTCGCTCTTATTTCCACGACCGTATATGAGAGACTTTTGATTGCTAATGCTTTTCATGGCAAGTTTGTAGCTACAAAGAAATAGTTTATTTTTCGATTTCTGAAAATCTTTTCACTGACTATCCCGTTACATTCATCAATAATGATACGTTTATATTTACTCTAAAAAATTAGAGTACCCGGATTTTATCTTATAAGTAAATATACTATAGTTAAAATTAATCTCTACATCTATTGCGATAGGGCAGGAATTTAACATCCAAAAATCAAAGTTCAGAAGTATATGGTGCAGCTTTTTCAGACCTTTGCTCGCTTCGTTCAGTGTGGAAATTTTCATATTATAAATCAATTAAAAAAAATTATAATTTCTGTGGAAACAGAAAGAAAAACGATTTAATGTGGCATGATAAAGGATATACTAATTTCTACTTGCCTTGGTGACTGGAAGTCGCAGCTACACAGACAAACCACCTATGCACTTCGTGCATCCTATTTTGTGCAAAGCACACGCTACGCGAACGTGAGTTTAACTTCATGAAGTCCGCAAATTACGATTTTGTTCAAGAAACAATTTTTTATTTTTGCAAAAATACCTGCTTTAGGTTAAGATGAACCCCAAAGATAGCAAAATGTTAGAATCAACGCTATCTTAATGAACACAGGGTGCGTAAAGCGTAGATATTAAGATTTGAATTCCCTGAAGAACTCTCAACAGACATTACAGTATATGCCAAATCAGTGTAATTCTGTACTCAAATCCCACCTCTTGGGAAGCTCTTTGTTCATGTCATTGTTTTTAACCCCTACTTGGGCTGGACTGGAGGCTGCTCAAGTCACTTTCAAACCTCCACGAGTATCTGCACCAAGGCAATCAACAGGAGGATCTTCGCGAGTTGGTGACAACTGCTTTACGACTCAAAAAGTAGGGTTGACAGCCTCGGTTATCCCCTTACTTCCATCAAGCGGAATAGGCTTGACTGTAAAAGAGCATCCAGTAATATTGGTCTACATTCCGCCTACTACCGCCAAACAAGCATTGTTTAGCGTGCAAGATGAGCAAGCTATAAACCACTACCAAAAAACTATCAATTTACCTGCAAAACCGGGCGTGATGGTAATCAAACTCCCTAATTCCATACCGGGAATCAAGACAGGGAAGAATTATCAATGGTCTTTGGCAATCATGTGCTCAGCTGAATTAGAGCCAGATAGCCCACTAGTCAGTGGATGGATTCAGCGAGTTCAAAACCCTGTCGGCTTAAAAAATCAAAGCAACTTATCTCCTTCTCTAGAATTGGCTTCTCACTTAGCCAAACATGGTGTTTGGTATGATACTATTTTTGAACTTGCTAACTTAATGCAAGCTGAGCCAAATAACCCGATTGTAAAAGCTTCTTGGCAACAACTGTTAAATGCAGTGGGTTTGAATGCGATCGCCAATGCACCAGTGACCAGTGACCAGTGACCAGTGACCAGTGACCAGTGACCAGTGACCAGTGACCAGTGACCAGTGACCAGCGATCGGTGTTAGTCAGGTGAAATCTCCTAGTTCGGGAGCATCCTGAATTTGCCAAAAGCCTGCAAGAATGGAATTCTCTTGCTATACAAACGCTCGTCCACCTGCGTGGACTTTATAAGAAGTCCGCGTTCGCGGACTTGGTCTGTCTAGGCGTGATTTCAATCACAAGCATGTTTTTTCCAAATAGGGATGCTCCCCCTGGTTCAAGAATATTTGAACAATTTTTCACTATAAAAACTGTAGAGAAAGGAACTGGATTGGGATTATCAATTTCTCAAGAAATCATAGAACAAAAACATAAAGGTAAACTTTACTTTTGTTCGGAGTTGGGACAAGGAACGGAATTTTTAATTGAAATTCTTGTTAAATAATAGAGACCAAACTCAAATAAAAAAAATGAGGGAATAATATGTCTACAAAATGCATATTGAGGAGATTGGCAAAGTATAGTTCTGGCAGGAATTTACTCACATTTTTGCTACTAATAAGTAGTTTTTCAGAGATCGCACAAGCTGATTTAAGTCCGAAGTTAAAAACTCATACGACTGCATCTTGGGTAGCCTCTGATGCCAGTAATAATGGACAATTTCCAATCAAAGATGCCAAATCCCAATTGGATAGAGGGAGAACTTTGTTTGATGCGGGACAATTTGCTGCTGCGGCTAAATTTTGGGAATTAGCGGCTATGAGTTTTCAGGGAGAGGGTGATACGACAAATCAAGCAAAGAGCTTATCATATCTTTCCTTGGCGTATCAGAACTTAGGAGAGTTGTACAAGGCAGAGAAAACAATTGTTAACAGTCTTAATCTCTTAAAACAAAAAGAAGGATATCCAGGTACTCTGGCTGTAGCGTTAAATACTTTAGGAAATCTCAAGCTGGTACAAGGAAAAGGGGAAGACGCCCTGAAAA
This genomic interval from Scytonema hofmannii PCC 7110 contains the following:
- a CDS encoding NF038122 family metalloprotease; this encodes MKSISNQKSLIYGRGNKSEPNTRLRKLSLLTLLFFIADIGNSTLAQAQIAYTTSSTTKPKFQISYGPETTLDQMIGIELAANVWAEFLADDVTIKLFATTTNQIPQDVLGSATAEMSVPQTSYQTFLSKLSTDQKSPNDATAYTNFQKGGDDDDSGLNVMVGDRVVSNIDYLQSTRANAKALGLLSSNDSGFDGHIVFNKLNDSNIPLKWSYNFTSNLIPSDQLDFLSTVVHEMGHTLGFISGVDNPNLKSAIKNKKTTGKSITDSVLEKSMTPLDLYRFSTQSKDKIVSGDDDSPSTKGIPDLSIGKDPFFTLNRGVSKVEDMATGEDPTLGGDGDQASHWKQDKNAIMEPYLGTGKREAIASTDLIALDLIGWDVRSPALQLDQFAPILPTLYNQAKATAESKIANSSTWILSAPPPLVNPITVDGNNSDDDDDDDDTPPSLSLQDSALTEFCNLLENYNTSECIRWRASGSEKWKQYYEKLGLKQRWQPNPLITSAPKSVPESSATSSLLVLGGLLALRLRKRIVQGKINSPIVKKTR
- a CDS encoding DUF928 domain-containing protein, with product MSLFLTPTWAGLEAAQVTFKPPRVSAPRQSTGGSSRVGDNCFTTQKVGLTASVIPLLPSSGIGLTVKEHPVILVYIPPTTAKQALFSVQDEQAINHYQKTINLPAKPGVMVIKLPNSIPGIKTGKNYQWSLAIMCSAELEPDSPLVSGWIQRVQNPVGLKNQSNLSPSLELASHLAKHGVWYDTIFELANLMQAEPNNPIVKASWQQLLNAVGLNAIANAPVTSDQ
- a CDS encoding ATP-binding protein, whose protein sequence is MFFPNRDAPPGSRIFEQFFTIKTVEKGTGLGLSISQEIIEQKHKGKLYFCSELGQGTEFLIEILVK